One segment of Castanea sativa cultivar Marrone di Chiusa Pesio chromosome 3, ASM4071231v1 DNA contains the following:
- the LOC142629048 gene encoding uncharacterized protein LOC142629048 has product MVAGFYHDGYEEPLLMLMKRRGVHSGLVVKGEEGALSMTTRLRSASISKGFPVNYCSGFRSLSMASAFEVDGVSRLNFNLEVNAMDYGFEPTNTPRTDRSLTKNIELGLAAIHGEKGPAYDRIALNAGIVDHLLGVGCDGAEDISAAVDIEPEKPLTVARL; this is encoded by the exons ATGGTTGCTGGATTTTATCATGATGGTTATGAGGAACCACTGTTGATGCTTATGAAGAGAAGAGGTGTTCATTCTGGCTTGGTAGTGAAG GGTGAGGAAGGGGCCCTCTCGATGACAACAAGATTGCGGTCAGCTAGCATTTCAAAAGGATTTCCTGTAAACTATTGCTCAGGTTTCCGTTCACTAAGTATGGCGTCTGCTTTCGAAGTTGATG GTGTATCACGTCTGAATTTCAATCTCGAGGTCAATGCCATGGACTATGGTTTTGAACCTACTAATACTCCAAGAACTGATAGATCG CTCACAAAGAATATAGAATTGGGTCTAGCAGCTATTCACGGTGAAAAAGGGCCTGCTTATGATCGGATCGCCTTAAATGCCGGAATAGTAGATCACTTGCTGGGAGTGGGATGTGATGGTGCAGAGGACATATCCGCGGCCGTAGATATAGAGCCAGAGAAGCCATTGACAGTGGCAAGGCTTTAA